One window of Athalia rosae chromosome 2, iyAthRosa1.1, whole genome shotgun sequence genomic DNA carries:
- the LOC105683267 gene encoding thymidylate synthase, with protein MANNHCATNGDPSKCNGENDLEQHQRHEEYQYLDLIRRIICQGTEKGDRTGVGTRSIFGPQMRFSLRDGVFPLLTTKTVFWRGVVEELLWFIKGSTDARELASRGVNIWNANSTRSFLDKCGFIDRDEGDLGPVYGFQWRHFGAQYKDMYTDYTGKGIDQLMDVVNKLKHARNDRRIMMCAWNPADIPKMALPPCHCLVQFYVASGELSCLLYQRSADMGLGVPFNIASYALLTYMLAHVTGLKPGEFVHTMGDCHVYLNHIAPLQKQIERIPKPFPKLNITRLVPDIDQFKSEDFELIGYDPHPKIQMDMAV; from the exons ATGGCCAACAACCACTGTGCTACAAACGGAGATCCCTCGAAATGTAATGGAGAAAATGATCTGGAGCAGCACCAGAGACATGAGGAATATCAGTATCTGGATTTAATACGAAGAATCATTTGTCAAGGCACAGAAAAAGGTGACCGCACTGGTGTTGGCACTCGTTCAATCTTTGGACCCCAAATGCGATTTAGTCTCAGAGATG GTGTCTTTCCATTATTGACTACAAAGACTGTGTTTTGGCGAGGTGTTGTCGAAGAACTTCTGTGGTTCATCAAAGGATCAACAGATGCCAGAGAATTAGCCAGCAGAGGTGTGAATATCTGGAACGCCAATAGTACTAGATCATTTTTGGATAAATGTGGTTTTATTGATCGAGACGAGGGTGACTTAGGTCCAGTCTATGGCTTTCAATGGAGACATTTTGGCGCACAGTACAAAGACATGTATACAGACTACACTGGGAAAG GTATTGACCAACTTATGGATGTTGTGAACAAATTGAAACATGCTCGCAATGATCGACGTATCATGATGTGTGCCTGGAATCCTGCTGATATTCCAAAGATGGCTCTACCACCCTGCCATTGCTTGGTGCAATTCTATGTAGCTAGTGGAGAGTTATCTTGTTTACTGTATCAACGAAGTGCAGACATGGGTCTTGGAGTGCCATTTAACATCGCCAGTTATGCCCTTCTCACGTATATGTTGGCACATGTCACAGGCTTGAAG ccTGGTGAATTCGTTCATACTATGGGGGACTGTCATGTCTACCTGAATCACATTGCTCCACTTCAAAAACAGATTGAACGTATACCGAAGCCATTTCCCAAATTGAATATTACCAGGCTAGTCCCAGATATCGATCAATTCAAGTCTGAGGATTTCGAGCTTATTGGATACGATCCACATCCGAAGATCCAAATGGATATGGCtgtgtga